From one Bombus huntii isolate Logan2020A chromosome 17, iyBomHunt1.1, whole genome shotgun sequence genomic stretch:
- the LOC126875206 gene encoding uncharacterized protein LOC126875206 isoform X1 — protein sequence MHTYWWIASVLGFVGGVPILYSSSVRIAIHVLPSVVQRMVDEFAISSVHTYKNNSTYLMLRHLLGSFPQRRPILRYALDTYYGCLQSSYICGYKGSCHTLRSTNNNP from the exons atgcATACGTACTG gtggatagcatcagtacTTGGTTTCGTGGGTGGCGTaccaatactttacagttcctCTGTGCggattgctattcatgttctTCCGTCCGTCGTTCAGagaatggttgatgagttcgccatcagttctgtacacacatataaaaata ATTCTACTTATTTGATGCTCCGTCACTTACTTGGATCATTCCCACAACGTCGTCCAATTCTTCGATATGCCTTGGATACTTACTACGGTTGCCTTCAATCGTCTTATATCTGTGGCTATAAAG gtagctgtcatacattgcgTTCCACGAACAACAATCCATAA
- the LOC126875206 gene encoding uncharacterized protein LOC126875206 isoform X2: protein MCVQWWIASVLGFVGGVPILYSSSVRIAIHVLPSVVQRMVDEFAISSVHTYKNNSTYLMLRHLLGSFPQRRPILRYALDTYYGCLQSSYICGYKGSCHTLRSTNNNP, encoded by the exons atgtgcgtgCAATG gtggatagcatcagtacTTGGTTTCGTGGGTGGCGTaccaatactttacagttcctCTGTGCggattgctattcatgttctTCCGTCCGTCGTTCAGagaatggttgatgagttcgccatcagttctgtacacacatataaaaata ATTCTACTTATTTGATGCTCCGTCACTTACTTGGATCATTCCCACAACGTCGTCCAATTCTTCGATATGCCTTGGATACTTACTACGGTTGCCTTCAATCGTCTTATATCTGTGGCTATAAAG gtagctgtcatacattgcgTTCCACGAACAACAATCCATAA
- the LOC126875206 gene encoding uncharacterized protein LOC126875206 isoform X3 produces the protein MLFVYRWIASVLGFVGGVPILYSSSVRIAIHVLPSVVQRMVDEFAISSVHTYKNNSTYLMLRHLLGSFPQRRPILRYALDTYYGCLQSSYICGYKAGAWCSASREP, from the exons atgttgtttgtttacaggtggatagcatcagtacTTGGTTTCGTGGGTGGCGTaccaatactttacagttcctCTGTGCggattgctattcatgttctTCCGTCCGTCGTTCAGagaatggttgatgagttcgccatcagttctgtacacacatataaaaata ATTCTACTTATTTGATGCTCCGTCACTTACTTGGATCATTCCCACAACGTCGTCCAATTCTTCGATATGCCTTGGATACTTACTACGGTTGCCTTCAATCGTCTTATATCTGTGGCTATAAAG CTGGTGCATGGTGTTCCGCTAGCAGGGAGCCATAA
- the LOC126875156 gene encoding uncharacterized protein LOC126875156 has protein sequence MTSEDQLISLRRRRGYCSGRFTYLSNRLDEYEQSESQQNSLLTNYVKQLTEVASQFEAIQLELEVLDEEEQARGFEIRDHLNPIAIKLPDLRLPTFDGSLEKWNTFYDTFSSTIDKNPSLTDIQKFHYLQSALQGEAADCLNALPLSNVNYSQAIAVLKESFECPRYTAFSYCTAIIDYPRITKESPTELRRLVHTFKQHIYALNKLGESYPDTSAMLNSLILSKIPLSIQKQWEMTLPNNEVPPYIHLLNFLERLARSSRPITTVRQTRESPEQTTPVRQRASRGHALTATQVTPTCPTCQGPHPIWRCDTFKTKSLRERIREVKRASLCLNCLGKEHTTKHCFAGSCRVCGERHHTMLHRTKRHSGSRSSTSSPKSSPSNSRSTTPSLPPYVSPTRRKRHTTDHRSETPRTAASPSPPPSDRRTHNQ, from the exons ATGACGAGCGAAGACCAACTCATCTCCCTGCGTCGGAGACGAGGCTATTGTAGCGGCCGATTCACATACTTATCGAACCGACTGGACGAGTACGAGCAATCAGAGAGTCAGCAAAACTCCTTATTAACGAACTACGTGAAACAACTGACCGAAGTTGCGAGTCAGTTCGAAGCGATCCAACTCGAGTTAGAAGTATTGGACGAGGAGGAACAAGCGCGCGGcttcgaaataagggatcA TTTAAATCCGATAGCCATTAAATTACCAGATCTTCGGCTCCCTACTTTTGACGGAAGCTTAGAAAAATGGAACACGTTTTATGATACCTTTTCTTCCACAATCGATAAAAATCCTAGTCTCACGGACATACAGAAATTCCATTACCTGCAGTCCGCCCTGCAAGGAGAAGCAGCCGATTGTTTAAACGCGTTACCCCTTAGTAATGTAAATTACAGTCAGGCTATAGCCGTTCTCAAGGAGAGTTTCGAATGTCCACGATACACAGCTTTCAGTTACTGCACGGCAATAATTGATTATCCAAGGATAACCAAGGAATCTCCAACGGAATTAAGACGCTTAGTCCACACATTTAAACAACACATATATGCATTGAACAAATTAGGAGAATCCTACCCCGATACCAGTGCTATGCTCAACAGCCTCATCCTCTCGAAAATACCACTAAGTATCCAAAAGCAATGGGAAATGACGTTGCCCAATAACGAGGTGCCTCCGTACATTCATTTACTAAACTTCCTAGAGAGATTAGCACGAAGCTCCAGACCGATCACCACGGTCAGACAAACAAGAGAATCACCGGAACAAACTACTCCGGTCCGTCAACGCGCATCACGAGGGCATGCACTTACGGCGACACAGGTTACTCCAACATGCCCCACCTGTCAAGGACCACACCCCATTTGGAGATGTGACACCTTCAAAACCAAATCCCTTCGCGAACGCATTCGGGAGGTCAAAAGGGCATCACTATGCCTCAACTGCCTCGGGAAAGAGCACACAACGAAGCATTGTTTCGCAGGATCATGTCGCGTATGCGGAGAACGACATCATACAATGCTGCATAGGACAAAACGCCATTCAGGGTCTCGTTCCAGCACGTCCAGCCCGAAATCTTCCCCATCAAATAGCCGATCCACAACACCTTCTTTGCCACCCTACGTATCACCCACTCGTCGCAAAAGGCACACAACAGACCACAGATCGGAAACACCACGAACAGCCGCGTCTCCAAGTCCACCGCCCAGTGACAGACGAACACATAACCAATGA